From a single Lentisphaera profundi genomic region:
- the ribD gene encoding bifunctional diaminohydroxyphosphoribosylaminopyrimidine deaminase/5-amino-6-(5-phosphoribosylamino)uracil reductase RibD encodes MHEKWMQRAIDNALKAWGHTSPNPHVGAVIVKDDQVIADGWHKKAGTHHAEKDAITNAREAGKADDLVGATIYVTLEPCCTYGRTEPCTEWIIESGISKVIYGCTDTNPEHAGRGFNYLLQAGVQVEGPILEEKCLWINRFFFKWINDNKPYVILKMAQTLDGKIATESGQSQWITGPEARHQVQQLRQGCDAIMVGGETLRQDNPSLNVREIDHPRHPQRFIWSRKEFTGDYKAFTQAGGATFCHAQNKSEWQDFLTQLGTNEVSSLLLEGGGWLASSALKAQIVDEIQFFVAPKILGGEASRTSVSGLNPLSLNEAIDLEFLETKTCGKDLLFIARPIY; translated from the coding sequence ATGCACGAAAAGTGGATGCAACGCGCTATTGATAACGCCCTTAAAGCTTGGGGACACACTTCTCCCAATCCACACGTTGGTGCGGTAATCGTTAAAGATGATCAAGTCATTGCCGATGGCTGGCATAAAAAAGCCGGCACTCACCATGCCGAAAAAGATGCGATCACCAATGCCCGCGAGGCTGGCAAAGCGGATGACTTAGTCGGTGCTACTATCTACGTTACTTTAGAGCCTTGCTGTACTTATGGTCGTACTGAACCCTGTACTGAATGGATTATTGAATCCGGTATCTCCAAAGTGATTTATGGTTGTACCGATACCAACCCCGAACACGCTGGCCGTGGTTTTAATTATCTCTTGCAAGCAGGCGTCCAAGTAGAAGGCCCCATTCTCGAAGAAAAATGCCTATGGATCAATCGCTTCTTTTTTAAATGGATCAATGACAACAAGCCCTATGTCATTTTAAAGATGGCCCAAACTCTCGATGGTAAAATTGCTACTGAAAGTGGTCAGTCACAATGGATCACGGGCCCCGAAGCTCGACACCAAGTTCAACAATTGCGTCAGGGTTGCGATGCCATCATGGTGGGAGGCGAAACCCTTCGCCAAGATAATCCCTCACTCAATGTTCGCGAAATTGATCATCCCCGTCATCCCCAACGCTTCATTTGGAGTCGCAAAGAATTCACTGGTGACTACAAAGCTTTTACACAAGCAGGCGGTGCCACTTTTTGTCATGCTCAAAACAAAAGTGAATGGCAAGATTTCCTAACACAATTAGGGACTAATGAAGTTTCTTCCCTACTTCTTGAGGGCGGTGGATGGCTCGCTTCTTCCGCACTCAAAGCTCAAATCGTCGATGAAATTCAGTTTTTCGTCGCCCCAAAAATCCTCGGTGGCGAAGCAAGTCGCACCTCGGTTAGTGGTCTCAATCCTCTCTCACTCAACGAAGCTATTGATCTCGAATTCCTAGAAACAAAAACCTGTGGCAAAGATTTGCTCTTTATTGCTCGGCCAATATATTAA
- a CDS encoding cysteine desulfurase family protein has protein sequence MMIYLDNNATSPLDPRVRERMKPFFEEEFGNAASNHAYGWKAKDAITWARGKVSSLLNVKIDEITFTSGATESNHMVIQGVVLHCLFRGEIDQCHIITSNVEHKCVLEAFERARQLGAQITILEANTEGGINVAQLEQALRPETRLVSLMYANNELGTINPIAGLSRLCRENSVLFHCDAAQAVGKMDLDLEFVDYLSLSAHKFYGPKGAGALYCCTRAKVKLETLMPGGGQENGLRSGTVNVAAVVGLGAAAEIAKNKSHRKEIAELTEKLLCGIRKACPQVQLNGAKENRLLGHLSLTFPNIDPDDLEMELDEIAYSNSSACSAGQNKGSYVLRAIGLSEKMALRSLRLGVGRFSTEKEIESAIRLFENL, from the coding sequence ATGATGATTTACCTCGATAACAATGCGACGAGTCCTTTGGATCCTAGGGTTAGAGAACGAATGAAACCTTTTTTCGAAGAAGAGTTTGGAAATGCGGCGAGTAATCATGCTTATGGCTGGAAGGCCAAAGATGCAATTACTTGGGCGCGCGGCAAAGTCTCGTCATTGCTCAATGTAAAAATTGATGAGATAACTTTTACTTCTGGCGCCACCGAGAGTAATCACATGGTGATTCAAGGTGTGGTGCTGCATTGCCTTTTTCGTGGTGAAATTGATCAATGCCATATCATTACCTCGAACGTGGAGCACAAATGTGTGCTTGAAGCCTTTGAGCGAGCGCGTCAGCTGGGGGCGCAGATTACAATTTTAGAAGCGAATACTGAGGGCGGTATAAATGTGGCTCAGTTAGAGCAAGCTTTACGACCTGAGACACGCTTAGTGAGTCTTATGTATGCGAACAATGAGTTAGGAACGATCAATCCCATTGCAGGACTCTCTCGCCTCTGTCGTGAAAATTCAGTTTTATTTCATTGTGACGCAGCTCAAGCGGTGGGAAAAATGGATTTAGACTTAGAGTTCGTGGATTATCTATCGCTTTCTGCACACAAGTTTTATGGCCCTAAGGGTGCTGGAGCTTTGTACTGCTGTACTCGAGCCAAAGTAAAATTAGAAACGCTGATGCCCGGTGGTGGCCAAGAAAATGGCTTGCGCTCCGGTACGGTGAATGTTGCTGCCGTTGTCGGTTTAGGCGCGGCTGCGGAGATCGCAAAGAATAAAAGTCATCGCAAGGAAATTGCGGAACTCACCGAGAAGCTACTTTGCGGAATTCGCAAAGCCTGTCCTCAAGTTCAGCTTAATGGAGCGAAAGAGAATCGCCTCTTGGGTCATTTGAGTCTAACTTTCCCCAATATAGATCCCGATGATTTAGAGATGGAATTAGATGAGATTGCCTACTCCAATAGTTCAGCATGCAGTGCGGGACAAAATAAAGGGAGTTATGTCTTGCGAGCTATTGGCCTCAGTGAGAAAATGGCTTTGCGTAGCTTGCGCTTAGGCGTGGGACGCTTTAGCACAGAAAAAGAAATTGAGAGTGCTATCCGCCTTTTTGAGAATTTATAA
- a CDS encoding alpha/beta hydrolase, with the protein MTRLFLIFFLSVFLPLVSPAQNKKTPPVPNHIHKLTNLAYGTENNPRQSLDLYLPKKFNSPVPVIMWIHGGGWKNGSKDRLKGLWLIEHGYAIASINYRLIPDHQWPAQIDDCRSAVRFLRKNALKYNLNPNQIIAWGDSAGGHLAALLGTQFTPTKESVSSRVQAVIDWYGPTDLLTMPPNVVSEKRSLEKVSQSNGAKLLGQTVRDVPHLAKEASAFWNVSKDDPPFLIMHGDKDPAVPIEQSLRLHEKQKQAGAPSQLFIVKNAGHGGKLFMSPEANQVILDFLEKNFR; encoded by the coding sequence ATGACTCGTCTCTTTCTCATTTTCTTTCTTTCAGTCTTCCTGCCTTTAGTAAGCCCTGCTCAAAACAAAAAGACTCCCCCCGTCCCAAACCATATTCATAAGCTCACGAATCTCGCCTATGGCACTGAGAATAACCCACGACAATCCCTCGATCTCTACTTACCAAAGAAATTTAACTCTCCCGTCCCAGTTATTATGTGGATTCATGGTGGTGGCTGGAAAAACGGCAGCAAAGATCGCCTCAAAGGACTTTGGTTAATTGAGCACGGCTATGCTATTGCAAGTATTAATTACCGCCTCATCCCCGATCATCAATGGCCCGCACAAATTGATGATTGCCGCAGTGCTGTACGCTTTTTAAGAAAAAATGCCCTCAAATACAATCTTAATCCCAATCAAATCATTGCTTGGGGTGATTCTGCTGGCGGTCATCTTGCCGCCCTCTTAGGTACTCAATTTACGCCCACAAAAGAATCAGTCTCCAGTCGTGTCCAAGCGGTCATCGATTGGTATGGGCCCACCGATTTATTAACGATGCCACCCAACGTCGTCAGCGAAAAACGGAGCCTTGAAAAAGTTTCTCAGAGCAATGGTGCTAAGCTTTTAGGCCAGACAGTTCGCGATGTCCCTCATCTTGCAAAAGAGGCTTCCGCATTTTGGAATGTATCCAAAGATGATCCTCCTTTTCTCATTATGCATGGCGATAAAGATCCAGCTGTCCCCATCGAACAAAGCCTTCGCCTACACGAAAAACAAAAACAAGCAGGTGCACCCAGTCAGCTTTTCATTGTCAAAAATGCTGGCCACGGAGGAAAACTCTTTATGAGTCCAGAAGCCAATCAAGTTATCTTAGATTTTTTAGAAAAGAATTTTCGCTGA
- a CDS encoding AraC family transcriptional regulator has translation MNTLLRYGIRANDKPCLHPLIAVLGMREITKLIEDAISPHSMPFYQLIYVDEGELDWWVNGQFYHLSPGDMILVKPYEIQTSLKGQIVPGKRFFMQINLYEQHENEGLSSEERLKVNHLFKNFIPRVISTEKNMRDIFHKLLNAHAQDGELNSIYVKSQLLEFFYLLDLSQKQQLKQRHIKQSEALNIIQTVDTFLNDNLDKVISIRELADLLTLSEVHFRRKFSAAHGLSPLKYINNKKCHEARRLLSESTLSISAIAQNLAFSSSQHLSTSFSKTFSLSPSEYRKEVKNAHEKQPLSKVSDVAARIAAQFSPKA, from the coding sequence ATGAACACTCTCCTGCGCTATGGTATCCGAGCCAATGATAAGCCTTGTCTACATCCACTCATTGCCGTTCTCGGTATGCGTGAGATTACAAAGCTTATAGAGGATGCCATTAGCCCTCATAGCATGCCTTTTTATCAGTTGATTTATGTTGATGAAGGCGAATTGGATTGGTGGGTCAATGGTCAATTTTATCACCTGTCACCGGGTGATATGATTCTCGTCAAACCCTACGAAATCCAAACTTCTCTCAAGGGACAAATTGTTCCCGGCAAACGATTTTTCATGCAAATCAATCTTTATGAGCAGCATGAAAATGAAGGGCTGAGTTCTGAAGAACGTCTCAAGGTTAATCACCTCTTCAAAAACTTCATTCCTCGCGTCATTTCTACTGAAAAAAATATGCGCGATATTTTCCATAAGCTTTTAAATGCTCATGCACAAGATGGAGAATTGAATTCGATCTACGTTAAGAGTCAGTTATTAGAATTTTTTTATCTCTTAGATCTAAGTCAAAAGCAACAACTCAAGCAACGGCATATCAAACAAAGCGAAGCACTCAATATTATTCAAACCGTTGATACTTTTCTCAATGATAATCTTGATAAAGTCATCAGCATTCGAGAACTTGCTGACTTACTTACTTTAAGCGAGGTCCATTTTCGACGAAAATTCTCCGCCGCTCATGGCTTATCGCCATTGAAATATATCAATAACAAGAAATGTCATGAAGCGCGCCGCTTATTAAGTGAAAGTACGCTGAGTATTAGTGCCATTGCACAAAACTTGGCCTTCTCTAGCTCCCAACATTTAAGTACGAGCTTTTCTAAAACTTTCTCACTAAGTCCAAGTGAATATAGAAAAGAAGTTAAGAATGCCCATGAAAAACAACCCCTCAGCAAAGTTTCGGATGTTGCCGCTAGGATTGCCGCACAATTCAGTCCAAAGGCTTAA
- a CDS encoding transposase: protein MKDGYVCTKISELIKYIPLSPYKELPLDGRGRVTEQINAKRNAQLHIGSVPISLYRQAKRNHKYIKTPQAVDVNLVVIKELNPPEGEEPLLWILFTNRDVDTLEKMTYIGKIYELRWKIEEFFRLLKTTYKLEQARYNSASKVARYLVLITIAAQMTMKLRSLAGISQSASLDDEEYHKVKEAMKHPNDDKIDINLRLFALIARRGGWLGRRRDPIGSTILSRGMMDVLTVLQFQQEHKDLLNELQNNPQNIF, encoded by the coding sequence ATGAAAGATGGATATGTCTGTACAAAAATTAGTGAACTTATCAAGTATATCCCACTCAGTCCTTATAAGGAATTGCCCTTAGATGGACGCGGTCGAGTAACGGAGCAGATAAATGCTAAACGTAACGCGCAATTACATATAGGCAGTGTACCAATCAGCTTATATCGTCAGGCCAAACGAAATCATAAATATATAAAAACCCCGCAAGCAGTAGATGTCAATTTAGTTGTTATCAAAGAACTTAACCCTCCTGAAGGTGAAGAACCTTTGTTGTGGATTCTTTTTACAAACAGGGATGTAGATACCTTAGAAAAAATGACCTATATTGGAAAAATTTATGAATTGAGGTGGAAAATTGAGGAATTTTTTCGCCTCTTAAAGACCACTTATAAATTGGAGCAAGCACGCTATAATTCAGCTTCCAAAGTCGCCCGTTACCTAGTTTTAATAACTATTGCAGCTCAAATGACCATGAAACTCCGAAGTCTTGCGGGTATTAGTCAATCAGCTTCTCTCGACGATGAGGAATACCATAAAGTCAAAGAAGCCATGAAACACCCAAATGATGATAAGATCGACATCAATTTGAGACTCTTTGCTCTTATCGCTCGTAGAGGCGGTTGGTTAGGACGAAGGCGAGACCCCATTGGTTCAACAATTTTATCCAGGGGTATGATGGATGTCTTGACCGTATTGCAATTTCAACAAGAACACAAAGACTTGTTAAATGAACTGCAAAATAATCCTCAAAATATCTTTTAA
- a CDS encoding DUF6788 family protein — protein MSKTDQEIKARIERIKQEISELGELRPGSISQQYNVCGNPSCKCKDKQDPQKHGPYHKLSYRRKGKGYTQFIKEADLHNVSEQIHNYKKLKQLTGEWIDLSLELLALQKSV, from the coding sequence ATGAGTAAAACTGATCAGGAAATAAAAGCACGAATCGAAAGAATAAAACAGGAAATCTCTGAACTAGGAGAACTCCGACCTGGAAGTATTTCACAACAATATAATGTGTGTGGAAACCCCAGCTGTAAGTGTAAAGACAAGCAGGATCCCCAAAAGCATGGGCCATATCATAAGCTTAGTTATAGGAGAAAAGGCAAAGGATATACACAGTTCATAAAAGAAGCAGATCTACACAATGTTTCAGAGCAAATTCACAACTATAAAAAACTTAAACAATTGACTGGTGAATGGATAGACCTTTCCCTCGAATTATTAGCTCTTCAAAAAAGTGTATAA
- a CDS encoding serine/threonine-protein kinase, with product MIDFDEQFMSHSFDDAFCDESKNLLQKIGSQKRYTDGEDIACGGMKRIVNCFDSFTDRELARAYPLNDKTKLNDFLNEIRLASKLEHPNIVPLYDMGVEDGQIYFIMKKLSGSNLQDLISSSTKNSDILPLNQCLEIFLKLCDAISFAHSKNILHLDIKPANIQVDDYGQVLLCDWGLARDLSDCDTVSEDLSTQDMHPVNLELSYNNKIKGTPGYMAPEQTARRFGSRSSRTDIYSLGGVLYFLLSFKKPLEGETLEQLIKKTQEGDFISPRQRCPDLMIPTALNSVVLKAMALKPENRYLNVAELANDIRSYLSGFATSAEDASFLKQLKLLIKRNKTLFTLGSIALSFIVLLTAYFITQLKEEKLTAESAKFHAEEMAQKSIISESEARRAQKESEESTLQALGLVEDLQTEKKYSSTLKNQAAEELMEKAFTPFRHNKNYFKATETINLVLQLQPNNQEAIYHLALMEMGAFKFKQIKDLLKSYHGEQETSWITEAISPFFDKAGRMKPYTWQQQLNLANQLLDSSYNADKQYVAWHINSSIHNKFEMPDCIKYARASMAKRNKSSHFQFTADKLSDASYRVSIARSLCAPYEEIRHWKISELDLSHSNFRNLTILWNSPLKKLNIAHTPVNSLNKIWTLPLEVLNIKGTKISDYEAIYQYPLQALTINEFCSDLKRLNSISTLRELILPQAVYSPQEITKLSKNIKVTFYNYDR from the coding sequence ATGATTGACTTTGACGAGCAATTCATGAGCCATTCCTTTGACGATGCTTTTTGCGATGAGTCAAAGAACTTATTACAAAAAATCGGTTCCCAAAAGCGCTATACTGACGGCGAAGATATTGCCTGTGGGGGCATGAAAAGAATTGTCAATTGCTTTGATTCCTTTACCGATCGAGAACTTGCCAGAGCTTACCCACTAAACGACAAGACTAAACTAAATGATTTTCTCAACGAAATTCGACTTGCCTCCAAACTCGAGCACCCCAATATTGTCCCTCTTTATGATATGGGTGTCGAAGATGGACAAATCTATTTCATCATGAAAAAACTCAGTGGCAGTAATTTGCAAGACTTAATTAGCTCATCAACAAAAAACTCTGATATCCTGCCTCTTAATCAATGCCTAGAGATTTTCCTCAAACTCTGTGATGCCATCTCTTTTGCTCATTCAAAAAATATTCTTCATTTAGATATTAAGCCCGCTAATATCCAGGTTGATGACTACGGCCAAGTTTTGCTCTGTGACTGGGGCTTGGCTCGCGACCTGAGCGATTGCGATACAGTGAGTGAAGATCTATCCACACAAGATATGCACCCTGTGAACCTCGAGCTTAGTTACAATAATAAGATTAAAGGCACTCCTGGCTACATGGCACCAGAGCAAACTGCCAGACGCTTCGGTTCAAGGTCGTCTCGGACAGATATTTATAGTCTTGGCGGCGTACTTTACTTTCTTCTTAGCTTCAAAAAACCTCTTGAAGGTGAAACTCTTGAACAATTAATCAAAAAAACTCAAGAAGGTGATTTCATAAGTCCACGCCAACGTTGCCCCGACTTAATGATCCCCACTGCACTCAATTCCGTCGTGCTCAAAGCGATGGCGCTGAAGCCTGAAAATCGTTATTTAAATGTTGCGGAGCTCGCAAATGACATCCGCTCATATCTCAGTGGTTTTGCCACCTCCGCAGAAGATGCAAGCTTCTTAAAACAGCTCAAATTACTTATTAAACGAAACAAAACTCTCTTTACTCTAGGCTCAATCGCCCTGAGTTTCATTGTCCTACTCACAGCCTATTTCATTACTCAGCTCAAAGAAGAAAAACTCACGGCAGAAAGCGCAAAGTTCCATGCAGAAGAAATGGCACAAAAATCAATCATATCTGAGAGTGAAGCCCGACGTGCTCAAAAAGAATCTGAAGAATCTACTCTCCAGGCACTAGGACTCGTTGAAGATTTACAAACTGAAAAAAAATATAGCTCTACACTCAAAAACCAGGCTGCAGAAGAGCTCATGGAAAAAGCTTTCACTCCCTTCAGACATAATAAGAACTATTTCAAAGCTACCGAAACTATTAATTTAGTCCTTCAGCTTCAGCCTAATAATCAAGAAGCAATTTACCACTTAGCTTTGATGGAAATGGGAGCATTCAAATTTAAGCAAATTAAAGATTTACTAAAATCCTACCATGGAGAACAAGAGACTAGCTGGATCACAGAAGCGATCTCACCTTTTTTTGATAAAGCAGGTAGAATGAAGCCCTACACTTGGCAACAGCAACTCAATCTAGCGAACCAGCTTCTTGATAGTTCTTACAATGCTGATAAGCAATATGTTGCTTGGCATATCAACTCCAGTATTCATAATAAATTTGAAATGCCCGATTGTATCAAATATGCTCGTGCTTCCATGGCAAAAAGAAATAAAAGTAGCCACTTTCAATTCACCGCCGATAAACTATCCGACGCTAGCTACCGTGTATCTATTGCAAGAAGTCTTTGTGCACCTTACGAAGAAATCCGTCATTGGAAGATATCTGAATTAGATCTAAGCCATAGTAATTTCCGTAACCTCACTATCCTATGGAATAGTCCACTTAAAAAACTTAATATCGCTCACACCCCGGTTAACTCCTTAAATAAAATATGGACCCTGCCTTTGGAAGTACTGAATATAAAAGGTACTAAAATCAGTGACTATGAAGCCATCTATCAGTACCCTTTACAGGCGCTCACCATTAATGAATTCTGCTCTGACTTAAAAAGGCTGAATTCAATCAGCACCCTGCGTGAATTAATCCTTCCACAAGCAGTCTACTCACCGCAAGAAATCACTAAGCTTAGCAAAAACATAAAAGTCACCTTCTACAATTATGATCGTTAA
- a CDS encoding RNA polymerase sigma factor: protein MDKYNTRHTLIAKIREQHNEQSWEEFTALYKAYLYSVVIRMGASESDRDDLVQKALIEIWKSLESFEYVPGEGKFRNWIYGVTKNVCLGHFRSSKRYNNKIQRAGEDTAFHPLADESSKDEIEESEWKKHIFKLSWQRIEGELSESYRQVFLLFSQGKDVNEISTELQLQKNSVHVYRQRVLKRLNREIRFLDDELC from the coding sequence ATGGATAAATATAATACCAGACATACACTGATAGCTAAAATCCGAGAACAGCATAATGAGCAATCCTGGGAAGAGTTTACGGCATTATACAAAGCTTATTTGTACAGTGTTGTCATTCGTATGGGCGCAAGCGAATCTGATCGTGATGATTTAGTTCAAAAGGCTCTTATTGAAATATGGAAGAGTTTGGAATCTTTCGAATACGTCCCTGGTGAAGGCAAATTCCGCAACTGGATTTATGGCGTCACAAAAAATGTCTGCCTCGGCCATTTCCGTAGTTCAAAACGTTACAATAATAAAATCCAACGTGCAGGTGAAGATACGGCTTTTCACCCTCTTGCTGATGAAAGCTCGAAAGATGAAATTGAAGAAAGCGAGTGGAAAAAACACATCTTCAAATTATCATGGCAGCGCATTGAAGGTGAGCTCTCAGAAAGCTACCGTCAAGTCTTCCTACTCTTTAGTCAAGGCAAAGATGTAAATGAAATTAGTACCGAACTCCAACTACAAAAAAATAGCGTTCACGTCTACCGCCAGCGAGTACTCAAACGCCTTAATCGAGAAATACGTTTTCTCGATGATGAGCTCTGCTAG
- a CDS encoding type II secretion system protein, which translates to MKKFKFSLIELLVVVAIIGILASLLLPILGKARKKSQSAVCKSNTRQLGTAMFLYQDDADGYFVHYQGMHSGWHSWKWQLAQYVDDASTSQWWDHKYTDIFACPEYSDQQNSRQGIAYSSIELGGAPFYGTLRPRKLTEISRPTDTLMLGDSTTSYTYVDNMLLPPYNPWGADNVSLGRHEYKSNIQWVDGHVSSETQLSLLGGQGGDQTYYWLAEK; encoded by the coding sequence ATGAAGAAATTTAAATTTAGTTTGATAGAGCTTTTGGTCGTGGTCGCTATTATTGGAATACTAGCTTCTCTGTTATTGCCGATATTGGGAAAAGCTCGAAAAAAGAGTCAAAGTGCGGTATGCAAGAGCAATACTAGGCAGTTGGGGACAGCAATGTTTCTCTATCAAGATGATGCAGATGGTTACTTTGTTCATTATCAAGGAATGCACTCTGGGTGGCATAGCTGGAAATGGCAATTAGCACAGTATGTGGATGATGCCAGTACGTCACAGTGGTGGGATCACAAGTATACCGATATATTTGCGTGCCCAGAGTATTCCGATCAGCAAAATAGTCGACAAGGTATTGCCTACAGCTCAATTGAACTCGGCGGAGCTCCTTTTTATGGGACGCTAAGACCTCGTAAATTGACCGAGATTAGTCGTCCGACAGATACCTTGATGTTGGGGGATTCAACAACTAGCTATACTTACGTGGATAATATGTTGCTTCCTCCTTACAATCCGTGGGGGGCAGATAATGTATCATTGGGAAGGCATGAATATAAAAGTAATATTCAGTGGGTAGACGGACACGTTTCAAGTGAAACTCAATTAAGTTTACTGGGCGGCCAAGGTGGTGATCAAACTTATTACTGGTTAGCTGAAAAATAA
- a CDS encoding glycosyl hydrolase family 95 catalytic domain-containing protein: protein MKKTFCVLLLLSINYVLADSNFDMKWTTMPSSYVEGAILGNGEQGTMIWARPEESLHFDIGDTRIYDETNRLPIGKFILKTAGKRQDFSMKLSMEEAEASGVIVTNKGKIHFRALSVSGENLNLVKFKLEGAEAIAIEHFSLPGIHTGKLRNGIKDVTGKATHTIIDYSNLLYAEAIAKTVEKYKPAAEFRIESEGIHSRLVPLKQGKAYGLNWTLKKTGEREYLLAWRTDYTRENLNTQQQKEWLASKRVKLRESLLETYEQHFAKHAKWWKGYFEKSFVSIPDKKLEAYYKWQLYKVASATRKGKLPIDLMGPWFRATNWPKIWANLNVQLTYLPMAVANQPEIADTLFALIDNKPELFIEAANKYKSDSATHARAISPYTPGGFSWEYGNFLWTLHNYWHYLKVHPDAERTKTKFYPMLKRGANFVLHNCREDENGVLHTPKDISPEYSINKIFPKVEDTTYNLQFLRWALSTIIHIESQYDLQDPQIVKYKSALAKLAPVLLEDESGIMIGKEVKLEVAHRHYSHLVGLYPTKQMDLNDPDQFKLAQTAVDYWINLPILNSWSYKGYSRTGAASMYAMLGQGDKAYEQLKIFLKTYGTANTMYIESGPVIETPISAAASVHEMLFQCSSLDFITDNFQFFSGVPSTWSDVSFDKLRAEGGYSLSARREQGELSAFKLIASQDRELKIFFQKAILVKSSKHGKLKTESEAGKHVLELNIKKGEVLTFGDQDKFTQPVSGSNGEMNYHFGLN from the coding sequence ATGAAAAAAACCTTCTGTGTTTTATTACTGCTGTCGATCAACTATGTGTTGGCGGACTCAAATTTTGATATGAAATGGACAACAATGCCAAGCTCTTATGTTGAGGGTGCGATTTTAGGCAATGGTGAGCAAGGGACAATGATTTGGGCTCGCCCGGAAGAGAGTCTTCACTTTGATATCGGTGATACCCGTATTTATGATGAAACCAATCGTTTGCCTATAGGTAAATTTATTTTGAAAACGGCAGGGAAGCGACAAGACTTTTCAATGAAACTTTCCATGGAAGAAGCCGAGGCTTCCGGCGTCATTGTTACAAATAAAGGAAAAATTCATTTTCGTGCCCTGTCGGTCTCGGGAGAAAATCTCAACTTAGTCAAATTTAAACTTGAGGGTGCAGAAGCTATTGCCATAGAGCATTTCTCCTTGCCTGGGATTCATACGGGCAAACTCAGAAATGGCATCAAAGATGTAACGGGTAAAGCGACGCATACAATTATTGATTATAGTAATCTTCTCTATGCCGAAGCCATTGCCAAAACTGTAGAGAAATATAAGCCTGCAGCTGAATTTCGTATTGAAAGCGAAGGCATACACTCCCGTTTAGTTCCTTTAAAACAGGGTAAAGCTTATGGCTTAAATTGGACTTTGAAAAAAACAGGAGAAAGAGAATATCTTTTAGCTTGGAGGACTGACTATACTCGTGAGAACTTAAATACTCAGCAACAAAAAGAATGGCTAGCAAGTAAGAGAGTAAAACTAAGAGAATCATTACTGGAAACTTATGAGCAGCACTTTGCAAAGCATGCAAAATGGTGGAAGGGGTACTTTGAAAAGTCCTTCGTGTCTATTCCCGATAAAAAGTTGGAGGCCTACTACAAATGGCAGCTTTATAAAGTTGCATCAGCCACTCGGAAGGGGAAACTTCCTATTGATCTCATGGGGCCTTGGTTTAGAGCTACAAATTGGCCAAAAATCTGGGCAAACCTTAATGTGCAATTGACTTACTTGCCGATGGCGGTTGCCAATCAGCCCGAGATCGCGGACACACTTTTCGCATTAATCGACAATAAACCTGAGCTATTTATTGAAGCCGCAAACAAATATAAAAGTGATTCAGCGACTCATGCACGGGCCATTAGCCCTTATACCCCCGGAGGTTTTAGCTGGGAATATGGAAACTTTCTTTGGACACTTCACAACTACTGGCATTATTTAAAAGTTCATCCGGATGCAGAAAGAACGAAAACTAAGTTCTACCCGATGCTCAAGCGTGGCGCTAATTTTGTTTTACATAATTGTCGTGAAGATGAGAATGGCGTATTGCATACGCCTAAGGATATTTCTCCTGAATATTCCATAAATAAAATTTTTCCTAAAGTCGAAGATACGACTTACAACCTGCAGTTTCTTCGCTGGGCCTTGAGTACCATTATTCATATTGAGAGCCAATACGATTTGCAAGATCCGCAAATTGTCAAATATAAATCTGCTTTAGCCAAGCTCGCACCTGTACTCTTGGAAGACGAGAGCGGAATTATGATTGGCAAAGAGGTGAAACTAGAAGTAGCTCACCGCCATTATTCTCACCTCGTAGGGCTCTACCCCACAAAGCAAATGGATTTAAATGACCCCGATCAATTTAAGCTAGCTCAAACTGCGGTGGATTACTGGATTAATTTACCTATTCTCAATAGCTGGAGTTATAAGGGTTATAGTCGTACGGGAGCCGCATCAATGTATGCGATGCTCGGTCAGGGTGATAAGGCCTACGAGCAGCTGAAGATTTTCCTGAAAACTTATGGTACGGCAAATACGATGTATATCGAATCGGGCCCCGTAATTGAGACCCCCATTTCTGCGGCGGCCTCAGTACATGAAATGTTATTCCAATGCAGTTCATTGGATTTCATTACTGATAATTTCCAATTCTTTTCGGGTGTGCCATCTACTTGGAGTGATGTGAGTTTTGATAAGTTAAGAGCAGAGGGAGGCTACAGTTTAAGTGCGAGGAGAGAGCAAGGTGAATTGAGTGCCTTTAAGCTTATAGCCTCACAGGATAGAGAGCTCAAGATCTTTTTTCAGAAGGCGATCTTAGTGAAAAGTTCAAAGCATGGTAAATTGAAAACAGAATCGGAAGCGGGTAAACATGTACTCGAACTAAACATCAAAAAAGGTGAAGTTCTGACTTTTGGCGATCAAGATAAATTCACTCAGCCAGTTAGTGGTTCCAATGGAGAAATGAATTATCATTTTGGCTTGAACTAA